A part of Corynebacterium lactis RW2-5 genomic DNA contains:
- a CDS encoding DUF3151 domain-containing protein: MKLNDMMAPPPVHLPAFEAAADARHAGASAEDVARACPKDSQAWAELAEQALAAGEEIQAYAFARTGYHRGLDLLRGNGWKGFGAIPWSHEGNRGVLRAFAALAKAARAIGEDEEFDRMMALLRDSDESAIGALGL; this comes from the coding sequence ATGAAACTTAATGACATGATGGCGCCACCGCCCGTACATCTTCCTGCATTCGAAGCGGCTGCGGATGCGCGCCATGCGGGTGCTTCAGCTGAGGACGTTGCCCGAGCTTGTCCGAAGGATTCCCAGGCGTGGGCTGAGCTCGCTGAGCAGGCCCTCGCAGCGGGCGAAGAGATCCAGGCCTATGCGTTTGCGCGCACCGGGTACCACCGTGGCCTAGATCTTCTCCGCGGCAACGGTTGGAAGGGCTTTGGCGCGATTCCTTGGTCGCACGAGGGTAACAGAGGGGTGCTCCGCGCGTTCGCAGCTCTCGCTAAGGCCGCCCGTGCAATCGGGGAGGACGAGGAGTTCGACCGCATGATGGCGCTTCTTCGTGACAGCGATGAGTCAGCGATTGGCGCGCTTGGCTTGTGA
- a CDS encoding FUSC family protein has product MEPDNPRPDFLDFRQAYLHPASRAAHAVRRRMRPRTRFLHAANRVKSRWMLIIQATLAAGIAYWVALSVLNHPNPFFAPMAAFISLNVMTAGPRIKHSMELVLGASLGVGVGDVIISILGPGTWQLTIGVFVAMVIGVFIGRGPLVVNQAASSAVLIATIIPPGTAGTYHRMIDALVGGVIGIFVLVVLPRNPLAGARRKIAEVLDMGADSLYDIGIGMREADTERIRTALSVVRSMQTKVSLMDGTVADAAEQVRISPLLWRSRKEIQSLSRVVHPVDNAMRNIRVLARRAITAREDHIQFDSRLCDLVVGVSEAARFVGLLLDNEAAIRKIPTWGELPYESAVTQSSDKEATATSPVELGVAEDLAGLEDIVRYLRRLSARMHPNVVEGATLSEQVVFAQCRSLMVDLLQVCGLSRLSAVATLPPTTEYPAMPPEVWDE; this is encoded by the coding sequence GTGGAACCGGACAATCCGAGGCCTGATTTCCTGGATTTTCGCCAGGCCTACCTGCATCCTGCATCACGAGCTGCCCATGCTGTTCGGCGCCGTATGCGCCCTAGGACCAGGTTCCTGCATGCCGCAAACCGGGTGAAGTCGCGGTGGATGCTGATTATTCAGGCGACCCTGGCGGCCGGTATCGCTTATTGGGTCGCGCTCAGCGTCCTTAACCATCCCAACCCATTTTTTGCGCCAATGGCTGCCTTTATCAGCCTCAATGTGATGACCGCGGGGCCACGAATTAAACATTCGATGGAGCTGGTCCTCGGTGCTTCGCTGGGGGTTGGGGTCGGCGATGTGATTATTTCGATTCTCGGCCCGGGAACCTGGCAGCTGACTATTGGGGTGTTTGTCGCAATGGTCATTGGCGTTTTTATTGGCCGTGGCCCGCTGGTAGTTAACCAGGCAGCATCTTCGGCTGTCCTTATTGCGACGATTATTCCTCCGGGTACCGCGGGGACCTATCACCGAATGATTGATGCCCTGGTTGGTGGCGTGATTGGTATTTTCGTGCTCGTAGTGCTGCCACGTAATCCGCTTGCGGGGGCCCGCCGCAAGATTGCCGAAGTGTTGGATATGGGCGCTGATTCGCTCTATGACATTGGCATCGGCATGCGGGAAGCTGACACTGAGCGTATCCGTACCGCTCTGAGTGTCGTACGCTCCATGCAGACCAAGGTTTCTCTAATGGATGGAACTGTGGCCGATGCGGCTGAGCAAGTGCGTATCTCACCGCTGCTATGGAGGTCGCGGAAGGAGATTCAATCGCTGTCGCGAGTAGTGCATCCGGTTGACAACGCAATGCGCAATATTCGAGTGCTTGCGCGCCGGGCAATAACGGCGAGGGAGGACCATATACAGTTTGATTCTCGTCTGTGTGATCTTGTCGTTGGAGTCTCCGAGGCTGCCAGGTTCGTTGGACTTCTTTTGGACAATGAAGCTGCGATACGCAAGATTCCGACTTGGGGGGAGCTTCCGTATGAGTCCGCAGTGACCCAGTCATCTGACAAAGAGGCAACCGCTACTTCTCCAGTGGAGTTAGGAGTCGCGGAAGATCTTGCAGGGCTGGAGGATATTGTGCGTTACCTGCGTCGGCTGTCGGCGAGGATGCATCCAAATGTAGTGGAGGGGGCTACCTTGTCGGAGCAGGTTGTTTTTGCCCAATGTCGCTCATTGATGGTTGATTTACTACAAGTTTGTGGACTGTCTCGACTCTCCGCAGTCGCGACTCTTCCTCCGACGACCGAGTATCCAGCCATGCCGCCTGAGGTTTGGGACGAGTAA
- a CDS encoding NADPH-dependent FMN reductase, translating into MADNVTESSVQSQNQLKKITVLVGSLRRGSIARKIAKNAIGYFPEGFEASIVEIGNLPLYNFDYDDPEVSDVQTPDEYDEFRSTIKNSDGILFVTSENNRTIPACLKNAVDIGSKPNSEVAWKGKPAGIISHSVGRMGGYSSQKNLRLALSYFDMPMLGQPEVFLGNSPWLLDSEGNIVPEDTIAFVRGYIERFAELVSSQK; encoded by the coding sequence GTGGCCGACAACGTAACGGAATCGTCCGTGCAGTCTCAGAACCAGCTCAAGAAGATTACAGTTCTCGTTGGCAGTTTGCGTCGCGGTTCCATCGCTCGCAAAATCGCCAAAAATGCTATCGGATATTTCCCTGAGGGGTTCGAGGCTTCCATCGTTGAGATTGGCAATCTTCCCCTCTATAACTTCGACTACGATGACCCCGAAGTCTCGGATGTGCAGACCCCGGACGAGTACGACGAATTTCGCAGCACCATCAAGAACTCCGACGGTATTCTTTTCGTGACCTCGGAAAATAATCGTACTATTCCAGCGTGCCTGAAGAATGCTGTCGATATTGGATCGAAGCCCAATAGTGAAGTTGCTTGGAAGGGTAAGCCTGCCGGTATCATTAGCCACTCCGTCGGCCGGATGGGTGGCTACAGCTCTCAGAAGAACCTCCGACTAGCGCTGTCCTACTTTGACATGCCAATGCTGGGCCAGCCTGAGGTCTTCCTCGGTAACTCCCCGTGGCTCCTTGATAGCGAGGGCAACATTGTCCCGGAGGACACTATCGCGTTCGTTCGCGGTTACATCGAGCGTTTCGCGGAGCTCGTGAGCTCTCAGAAGTAA
- a CDS encoding glycoside hydrolase family 76 protein yields the protein MSRPEAETWAYRADVAEQAIRNRHAAKLWGLPGTNLATPSWPAPIKHKIFLTWHYWWQAHYLDCLVDAAARVPSKEKNRAIRHTVRGIRIRNLSRLTSNKYFDDRAWMALALGRADAVVGSRKPRKTTKRLVACLADGTESSVGVLPWRENDVFFNVPSNGPAAIALARHGRVEEAAALVEWVYDNLLANSGLLYDGVRMSMTGAVVQKGMFTYNQGVMIGACLEIGLAFRGRGDRDRATKYFTRVQNLIHAVAKDMATTSHVIAGAGGGDGGLFNGILARYLADAAVRLPADDRMSRAAARIARRLVLTSGEKCWYHRLEVDGLPLFPADWTDNAKFPQGGGAVGLSIAGAVRESAIKERDLSVQLSGWMLMEACAMIADHMAKTAQQGSPSSAGNSAGDAAGGGLPRPVCE from the coding sequence ATGTCGCGTCCGGAGGCCGAGACATGGGCATATCGGGCGGACGTGGCGGAGCAGGCGATTCGCAATCGCCATGCGGCAAAGCTGTGGGGGTTGCCGGGCACTAATTTGGCCACTCCCTCCTGGCCGGCCCCCATCAAGCATAAGATTTTCTTGACTTGGCATTACTGGTGGCAGGCGCATTACCTGGACTGCCTCGTTGATGCGGCCGCGCGTGTTCCTTCGAAGGAGAAGAACCGGGCAATTCGGCATACTGTTCGGGGAATTCGGATTCGCAACCTTTCTCGATTGACGTCGAATAAGTATTTTGACGATCGCGCCTGGATGGCGCTTGCTCTGGGGCGCGCGGACGCAGTCGTTGGCAGTCGGAAGCCCCGTAAGACGACAAAGCGGTTGGTCGCCTGCCTGGCGGATGGCACCGAATCCTCCGTTGGTGTTTTGCCGTGGCGTGAAAACGATGTCTTCTTTAACGTGCCGTCGAACGGTCCTGCGGCGATCGCACTGGCTCGTCACGGCCGCGTTGAGGAGGCTGCAGCGCTGGTGGAGTGGGTTTACGATAATTTGCTCGCTAATTCTGGGCTGCTTTACGACGGTGTGCGGATGTCCATGACCGGTGCGGTCGTGCAAAAGGGAATGTTCACTTACAACCAGGGCGTGATGATTGGGGCCTGCCTGGAAATTGGCCTTGCATTTCGTGGGCGGGGCGACCGTGACCGAGCTACGAAGTACTTCACTCGGGTGCAGAACCTCATCCACGCCGTGGCTAAGGACATGGCTACGACCAGCCACGTTATCGCCGGCGCAGGCGGTGGCGATGGTGGCCTGTTCAACGGAATTCTGGCGCGCTACCTGGCCGATGCCGCGGTTCGTTTGCCTGCGGATGATCGGATGAGCAGGGCTGCGGCTCGAATTGCCCGCCGTTTGGTGCTGACTTCCGGTGAGAAATGCTGGTACCACCGACTCGAGGTTGATGGATTGCCTCTTTTCCCGGCCGATTGGACGGATAATGCGAAGTTCCCGCAGGGCGGCGGTGCTGTCGGGTTGTCGATTGCGGGTGCGGTGCGTGAATCTGCGATTAAGGAGCGCGATCTGTCGGTGCAACTGTCCGGCTGGATGCTGATGGAGGCGTGCGCGATGATTGCGGATCATATGGCGAAGACCGCTCAGCAGGGAAGTCCTTCCTCTGCGGGTAACTCTGCGGGGGATGCAGCTGGTGGAGGGCTACCGAGGCCTGTTTGCGAGTAG
- a CDS encoding DUF1707 SHOCT-like domain-containing protein, giving the protein MSDNLPHGIQPGNSDKPRMRAGNQAREKTIAKLEWAFRDGQIDFAELQERTQAAHASTYVDQLPQLVNDLTLPNPRSGTVAPAPHNGEAVGRHRASASGMGQVERQSEFQRGPNESWVSLAAFSGNDKKGRWHCAPQHTVAAAFGGVELDLTQATLSEQDTFINVGCAFGGVDILIPDSYALNLQVLPVFGGATTTGEYLGSPTTQQSTDPSAQPRITVRGFVAFGGVEVKWVPSA; this is encoded by the coding sequence ATGAGCGACAACCTGCCTCACGGAATTCAACCGGGCAACTCCGACAAGCCCCGGATGCGGGCCGGGAATCAAGCAAGAGAAAAGACCATCGCGAAGCTCGAATGGGCTTTTCGCGATGGCCAGATTGATTTCGCCGAGCTTCAGGAGCGCACCCAAGCAGCTCACGCGTCTACATATGTGGACCAGCTGCCTCAGCTGGTAAACGATTTGACGCTACCGAACCCCCGATCCGGAACGGTTGCCCCCGCCCCACACAACGGTGAGGCAGTTGGGCGCCATAGGGCGTCGGCAAGCGGGATGGGACAGGTCGAGCGCCAGAGTGAGTTTCAACGAGGCCCCAACGAGAGCTGGGTCTCGCTAGCGGCTTTTAGCGGAAACGATAAAAAGGGACGCTGGCACTGCGCCCCTCAGCACACCGTCGCAGCGGCGTTTGGCGGAGTTGAGTTGGATTTAACCCAGGCTACGCTGTCCGAGCAGGATACCTTCATCAATGTAGGCTGCGCTTTTGGCGGAGTCGACATTCTCATTCCCGACTCCTACGCCCTGAATTTGCAGGTGCTCCCTGTTTTTGGAGGGGCGACGACCACTGGCGAGTACCTCGGTTCGCCGACCACACAACAGTCGACAGACCCGTCGGCTCAGCCGCGAATCACAGTGCGCGGCTTCGTCGCCTTCGGAGGAGTCGAGGTCAAGTGGGTGCCCTCGGCATAA